The following coding sequences are from one Chryseobacterium mulctrae window:
- a CDS encoding type IV secretory system conjugative DNA transfer family protein has product MPFSAYAREYASAIIKNLMKESIRKEDFWSRSATDLLTAVIWYLRKKHPQYCDLPHALALLQNPYKELIERLCEDKEVRSMIISIATAVESGASEQIAGVVGSLQGAVAQINTPEFMWIFGADEFDLRLNSLENPSIMVVGSHPTISGTIAPLCSLVTSVGSKMMNQPDRLPSTVMLDESPTVFIPNIEVIPNTGRSNKISTILFVQDLSQLIDGYGKEKADVLFSACGSHFYGRVASSHTADILSKQFGKEDRLFETKSTNKKNTSILQNNKGKSYSYQERDVFKSSEFMNLGVGEFVGRIVENENPLIYAQYKMSKTNTKVDLASVVPRTSPRKIQEYYERVSKEAEQILKGELEYPKAVNREELIKPTLEEEQERKESQDEDFNFIKKVGGE; this is encoded by the coding sequence ATGCCATTTTCAGCATACGCAAGGGAGTACGCAAGTGCAATTATTAAGAACCTCATGAAAGAAAGCATCCGGAAAGAGGATTTTTGGAGCAGATCTGCAACGGATTTACTTACTGCAGTAATTTGGTATTTAAGAAAAAAACACCCTCAATATTGCGATTTGCCCCATGCTTTGGCTCTTCTTCAAAACCCTTATAAAGAATTGATTGAGAGACTTTGTGAAGATAAAGAGGTTCGGAGTATGATTATTTCCATTGCTACTGCAGTAGAAAGCGGAGCGAGTGAACAGATAGCCGGAGTAGTAGGAAGTTTACAGGGAGCTGTTGCACAAATTAATACTCCGGAATTTATGTGGATTTTTGGAGCTGATGAATTTGATTTACGGTTAAATAGTTTAGAAAACCCTAGTATTATGGTTGTAGGAAGCCATCCTACAATATCCGGAACAATTGCGCCTCTTTGTAGCCTGGTTACTTCTGTAGGTTCTAAAATGATGAACCAACCGGATAGATTGCCATCAACTGTGATGCTGGATGAATCACCTACGGTATTTATTCCGAATATAGAAGTAATTCCGAACACAGGGAGAAGCAATAAAATATCGACAATTTTATTCGTTCAGGATTTAAGCCAATTAATTGATGGTTACGGAAAAGAGAAAGCAGATGTATTGTTTTCTGCTTGTGGGAGTCATTTTTATGGAAGGGTTGCAAGTAGTCATACTGCAGATATTTTAAGTAAACAGTTTGGAAAAGAAGACAGACTTTTTGAAACTAAAAGTACAAATAAGAAAAATACATCCATATTACAGAATAATAAAGGGAAAAGTTATTCTTACCAGGAAAGAGATGTTTTTAAGAGTTCCGAATTTATGAACTTAGGAGTAGGAGAGTTTGTAGGACGCATTGTAGAAAATGAAAATCCTTTGATTTATGCTCAATATAAAATGAGTAAAACAAATACAAAGGTAGATTTAGCAAGTGTAGTTCCGAGAACTAGTCCAAGAAAAATACAAGAGTATTACGAGAGAGTATCAAAAGAAGCCGAACAAATTTTAAAAGGAGAATTGGAATATCCAAAGGCAGTAAACAGAGAAGAACTGATTAAACCCACATTAGAAGAAGAGCAGGAAAGAAAAGAATCACAGGACGAAGATTTTAATTTTATTAAGAAAGTAGGCGGAGAATAG
- a CDS encoding phosphoadenosine phosphosulfate reductase domain-containing protein, translated as MRNIIPISGKDSLATAIVQRTIDPELDYEFVFNPTGAELPEVLTWIDKVEGYLGKEIIKVGANLNDIIESYNYFLPNGQSRYCTRQAKIEPFISWINGESAKVYYGIRADENRQGFNNSTSPNILPVYPLQEMGVNLSGVYDIINTRGLKPPTFFWKSVYEEVCRIIGTDVRFLLPEWYFDMLFAWRSRANCYFCFNQRLYELVGLLEHHPDLFDIAESYEYKGGDNPYYWKKDYPLKKIRENADRIKKKRINTICKIIAPKMILELFEEEDFFDILELKSCGLFCGK; from the coding sequence ATGAGAAATATAATTCCAATATCAGGTAAGGATTCTTTAGCTACAGCAATAGTTCAAAGAACAATAGATCCTGAACTCGATTATGAATTTGTTTTCAATCCTACTGGTGCTGAATTACCTGAAGTACTTACATGGATTGATAAAGTAGAAGGATATTTGGGAAAAGAAATTATAAAAGTTGGTGCTAATCTTAATGATATTATTGAGAGTTACAATTATTTTCTTCCAAATGGGCAATCAAGATATTGCACAAGACAGGCAAAAATCGAACCTTTTATAAGCTGGATTAATGGAGAAAGTGCGAAGGTGTATTATGGTATTAGAGCTGATGAAAATAGACAAGGCTTTAATAACTCTACTAGTCCTAATATTTTGCCAGTATATCCATTGCAGGAAATGGGAGTTAATCTTTCCGGAGTATATGATATTATTAATACAAGAGGTTTGAAACCTCCAACATTTTTCTGGAAAAGTGTATATGAAGAAGTTTGTAGAATCATAGGAACTGACGTTAGGTTTTTACTACCAGAATGGTATTTCGACATGCTCTTCGCATGGAGAAGTAGAGCCAATTGTTATTTCTGTTTTAATCAAAGATTATATGAACTTGTGGGGCTTTTAGAACACCATCCGGATCTATTTGATATTGCAGAATCATACGAGTATAAGGGCGGTGATAATCCTTACTATTGGAAGAAAGATTATCCATTAAAAAAAATACGTGAAAATGCAGATCGTATCAAGAAAAAAAGGATTAATACTATTTGTAAAATAATAGCACCAAAGATGATTTTAGAGCTATTTGAGGAAGAAGATTTCTTTGATATACTTGAATTAAAGAGTTGTGGGCTTTTCTGTGGCAAATGA
- a CDS encoding HigA family addiction module antitoxin, translating into MKPIVRAIKHNTHPGEIISNQIIKPNKLTVDRTAKFLGITRPTLSNIVNGKSAITPIMAIRISKVFGGNAAFWIRLQTAYDLREAEKEFEEKHIELDKFEFA; encoded by the coding sequence ATGAAACCTATAGTTCGTGCTATCAAGCACAATACGCATCCTGGTGAAATTATTTCGAACCAGATTATTAAACCAAATAAATTAACAGTTGATAGAACTGCTAAATTTCTAGGTATTACACGACCTACTTTATCTAATATTGTTAACGGTAAAAGCGCAATTACTCCCATTATGGCAATAAGAATTTCCAAAGTTTTTGGAGGTAATGCTGCATTTTGGATTCGCTTACAAACTGCTTACGATCTAAGAGAAGCCGAAAAAGAGTTTGAAGAAAAGCATATTGAATTAGATAAATTCGAATTTGCCTAG
- a CDS encoding type II toxin-antitoxin system RelE/ParE family toxin translates to MIYSITHKGLKKYWTKDDSSKLPSEMIDRIREILDIIDSVEEVPQDFEPFKGLRLHPLKGKLKGFWSVDVTGNYRIIFRFESKNAYDLDLLDTH, encoded by the coding sequence ATGATCTATTCTATAACGCATAAAGGCTTAAAAAAATACTGGACGAAAGATGATTCTAGTAAATTACCCTCAGAAATGATTGATAGAATACGTGAAATTTTAGATATTATTGATAGTGTTGAAGAAGTTCCTCAAGATTTTGAGCCTTTTAAAGGACTGCGATTGCATCCATTAAAGGGGAAATTAAAAGGGTTTTGGTCTGTGGACGTTACTGGTAATTATCGCATCATTTTTAGATTTGAAAGTAAAAATGCTTATGATCTAGATCTATTAGATACTCATTAA
- a CDS encoding ParA family protein — translation MAKIILTTHQKGGVGKSTLTFNMALALNNEVKVCIIDLDLQGSLWRSRTASDIPVFSADEMNDVLKSDFDFIFIDTPPYLNEKLPELAKLANVIVIPTKTGIYDLLAIEDTISIIKDSKSEKKALIVFNMVKPNTTLTGEMHEAMEKHKIPIAKNYISDLVAFTRSAINNEITDQKAKFQIENLTREVLERI, via the coding sequence ATGGCAAAAATCATTTTAACAACGCACCAAAAAGGAGGTGTAGGAAAGTCTACCCTGACTTTTAATATGGCTTTAGCGTTAAATAATGAGGTTAAAGTCTGCATTATAGATTTGGATTTACAGGGTTCTTTATGGCGTTCCCGAACGGCATCAGATATTCCAGTTTTTTCTGCAGATGAAATGAATGATGTCTTAAAATCAGACTTCGATTTTATTTTTATTGACACTCCGCCCTATCTTAATGAGAAACTTCCTGAATTGGCTAAGTTGGCAAATGTTATTGTAATACCTACAAAAACCGGAATTTATGACCTCTTAGCAATAGAAGACACAATAAGTATTATTAAAGATTCAAAGAGCGAAAAAAAGGCGTTAATTGTTTTTAATATGGTAAAACCAAATACCACATTAACCGGTGAAATGCACGAAGCAATGGAAAAGCATAAAATCCCAATTGCAAAAAATTACATTTCCGACTTGGTAGCTTTTACTCGTTCTGCAATAAATAATGAAATTACAGACCAAAAAGCCAAGTTTCAGATAGAAAACCTAACTCGTGAAGTATTGGAAAGAATTTAA
- a CDS encoding replication initiation protein, translating to MSAFRKNVLDIAKKQINEESDIYFDYKLIKQGRSFRWVEIYVNAKMAQQLIINFEESIDNQKYISKLVVYGFSQIQAELIAGKEKESNFDILITELNEKIRQRKLKIENSVGYLVGVYQKKGILPVKN from the coding sequence ATATCTGCTTTTAGAAAAAATGTTTTGGATATTGCTAAAAAACAAATCAATGAAGAAAGCGACATTTATTTTGATTATAAATTGATAAAACAGGGGCGTTCTTTTCGATGGGTTGAAATCTATGTTAACGCTAAAATGGCTCAACAGCTGATAATAAATTTTGAAGAAAGCATAGATAATCAAAAATACATATCAAAACTGGTCGTTTACGGGTTTTCTCAAATACAAGCAGAGTTGATTGCCGGAAAAGAAAAAGAATCCAATTTTGACATCTTAATTACAGAGTTGAATGAGAAAATAAGACAGAGAAAACTGAAAATTGAAAATTCTGTCGGCTACTTGGTGGGTGTTTATCAGAAAAAAGGAATATTACCTGTAAAAAATTAA